In Planococcus citri chromosome 4, ihPlaCitr1.1, whole genome shotgun sequence, the genomic window TTCATATACTTCCAAAGTCCTTTGATTGACTAAATCTTCTAaattattcgtgtatttttccaTCATCTCCATTAAATGGTCCATGATGTTTCGTTGTCTATTGGgcacagaaaaaataaaaacagaagtAGCCACGTTGGTAAACCCTGTTCATCTAACTCTACATGTTCAATCTAGAGCATGGAAAATGCTTGTACTCACTTTCCCTCCTTCATAACTTTAAGCCTGGATCTAATTTGACCAAAATCAGGCCTCAGCTCAGGCTGCTCGGACCAACACTCTTCCATACACTTGACAACGTAATCATCGCCTACTTCGCAAGATTTTAGAAAATGCGTATTAGGTCTCAAAGGTAATTCATAAGGCCCAGGTACTTTTTGTATCAGGTTAATTATATCTGCGAATAAAGACCGAAAAATTAGTACAACTAGTACCTACATGCAATTCTGGAAAATGGAATTGTAGGTTTGTAATTCAACTACCCACCTTTTGGTTCATCGTATCCACATCCAGCAAATGGACCTTTACGACCGATAATCTCGTGTAAAATGATGGCAAACGCGTACACGTCCGCTTTTTGAGATCCTTTAACAAACGTCTCGGTGCTCCGAAGTAATTCCGGCGCCTTCCATAACATATCTGCAATGAATAGAAAATCACTCATTAGTCTCAATCTTAAGCTGGGCACATTCTGTCGACTGGACCCATTCAAGTACCAATCTTGCTTGAAGTCTCAGCGATCCTTCTCATACGTACTTCTATAACGCTGATGTTCGCCTTCACTCGATTCATTGGCGGACTGCTGCCTTAACTCGAGCAAACCAAAATCGGTAACTTGCAATACCCAGCGGCTGGTCACAACGCAATTGGATGATTTCAAATTACCGTGATAGTTAATCGGCGATTTGTGAAGGAACAGCATAGCCTACTTTGCACGAACCAAGCGTTTGAATTACACGAGTAAACAATATAATTACCGATACCGATAGAGAAAGCCAAGTGTACCAGCGAACGTCTTAAAATGCTTACCTTGATCAAATCGTGGACTAAAGATGCGATGAACATTCTGTCTAATTTGATATCTTCGTTTTCTACTATATCCTGCGAAGAAAGATACATCACGTTTGTAAAAATTGGTTTGTGATAAAGTAGAAAATTTGCATGAAAATAGCCACTACTTACATATAAACTGCCTTTGGCGCAATAATCAGTCACTAAAACGATCCTAGTAGTATCGATGGCGGCTCCGATGAAGGAGTTGACATTATCGTGTCGTAAATCACGCAATATTCTCATCTCTTTCATCGATTCCCTGGTGATGTCTTTCTTTCTATTAAATTTCAGTTCTTTGATTCGCACCATTACGTTACGATAGTGGACGGTCGTCGCGAACACTTGACCACCGCAACGAGATTCGTACGAAGTCGCCGATATGATGCTGACCTAGgagaacaaatttcaattttaaaataagtggACCAAggaccatgaaaaaaatcaaaatttagtcaatttgaggtagaaagctgaaatttgattcgtTCACTATTTTTTACGACTGAAATCAGGGGGCTGGGgtcgtatttttaattttttttcaaatctcaattTAAACGTAGGAATCTCAAGAGCTGTAATGAACGTGCCAAAAATGTTAAATTCACTACAACACACAGGCCATGGTTCAAAAATCTTACagaatgagaaattttcgaTACATTTTTTACATCATACAATCATACATGAGCtaagaatgaataaaaattatcccAACAGTTCTCAAAACTAGAAGTAGgggccaaaaatttccaaaaaaaaatgatttatcaaaaatttgatgtacCTTGAGTAagttttaaatgtatttttggaaccactgaataTAGTTTGTTGGTGTTTTCTGATAATGTTTACTTTTCAGAGGAcgaacataattttaaaaaatgccaagtatcaaaaattaccaatctttcaaaatttaaaaccaaattttcggCAAATGGATTTTTAGATTCCAAATCTGACCTATCTAATAACATGAAACAAAACTACTGAATCACTAATAGGTTTGATAGGTAGTCAggcgaccttgagaagccagatacatgggtcgatgaccttgagaagGCAGCcaggcgggtcaatgaccttgagggAAGACAGACCAGAATGTTTAtgaaaactcccagacaaaaaaacatttttcatgacctattttcaCATTTGTACCGCATGaaaacaaccccccccccttgggtaaataaataaaaaataaatccttGGAActgcgagaatttttttttaatttttaggcacaataggtattttagattttttatttttctatgatttttttgaacaaattttttatttattttttccccatttactgggctttttaaattttgagcaaaattcatgagtttttcaagacttttcatgactttcacgATCGTTAGATACCCAGCAGACGATCTTCAAAAACCACccaaacgggtcaatgaccttaaaaggccaGACAAGCGgacagacaaccttgggaagccagaaaGACACACATACAACCTCGAGAGGCCACACAGGCAAGTGACTTTGAGAGTCCATTCGACATGATCTGATCGAATAGAAGGAACCTAAtgggatctgatcagatctgttcagattCGCATATTCGCGTGCATCAGATCCAATAAAAAAACTGATTAGATTAgatcaaatgtgaataaatgtCATCAGATCGGTTTTATCAGATCCGGACAGTCCCTAAATTCAAAGTGATCTAATcagttcaaagttttgatcggattggATCTGTTCAGACACGATCACCACTAAAGAATAAAACCCGATTGGATCTGATAAAATCAGATCAGGGcagtttgatcagatctgatgagATTAGATCTGATCTCAGATCCACAcatatttgatcaaatctgaatgAATCTCCACAGACCTGTTTGATGAGATCAGACTAGTCAGATCTTATCAAAACCTCACATTTTTTTAGATCCAatcagaccagatcagatcaaagtttGATCGGATCAGATCTATTCAGACTTGAACAAATCCAATCAAAACTTCAACAGGattttcaaccctctccccCCAAGACCGGTTTTCCCTTCTTTTTTGCAGGGTTGTCtacaagcaaaatttcaaactaaaaaatcaagactttagcaggacttttagcagaacgttttttaaacatttgggattttttgagagGGGTCGCTTTTCTAGTATCTTTcaacatctcaagattttttttccattttttgattctatttttacCTTTAAGACTCTTTgctaaaataatgaaattgagcgaataaaacacttttttcaacatgaaatttttttttaaaaagtatacaaaaattaaatgcaaaatttgaacaatttttgtgtcattcgaaaggtataattttgcctaatattcatttataatgtataaaaattttgatttcttcttcaagtctggaatttttcaattatggaAAAGAGAAATGAACTGGAcctggcgaagcgagggcaaaagttctcGAAATTCAGTATAGTTAGAAAGGCATAAAAAGGGATGTTTTTTGTGTGACGAGTTTACtcataaaaagtttattattttgcttcaaaattttgatactcaaaaacagaattttcaaagaaatccaCCATTTGGAACGTGGGTTAGTGGtctatttttgaatatttttcagaattttctttcTCTGGTTCAATGTTGTTAACACAAGTAGACCTTCAAGTTACCTTAGTGGAGCTCATATCGTTGCCGTAGAATCCGATCAAATCGTTAGGGTCGATTTTCCACAACAACCCTTCGATTTCCATTtcgattttccattttctatACATTATCACAATGATGACGAACGAGAAGCTCAACAGAACCCCTAAGATTCCGGCTATCCAGGATTCAGTCTGCGAGTCATCCATACAAAATTCCCCTTTGAATCCGCAATTCGGTTGATCTTGCGGCGCACGTGACATCACCCAATCTATTTGCTCGCCCGGTGATAATAACTTGAATTcctgttcaaaaaaatacaaccttccgtaataaaaaaagaaaaaaaaacagctatcGAACCAGtattgcaaaaaagaaaaaaaaaatcaaacaaatgcTTACCAAGCTACcattattattactattataCACGAATCCTCCGATTGGTCGCATGATATATTCGCAAGAGAAATTAGTTTTACTGTTGTTGTGTACTTCTCGTTTCAACGACAATACCGTAAAGTTACCTTCGGAATCGCCTTTTGAGTCGATTTTCATCCCCGAGCCAGTTATACCTGCGAAtatcgtacaaaaattagttttctcTAATTATTACATATAATATTCAGTTTTCAGTCATCataacttttcaaattgaaccattctgaaaagttgaaatttactttcaattggttttagcaataaaaaatgttattcgtTGTTTCCACAATCCCTTCCATTATTAATATTTCCCCTCCatttataaaacaatttttcagagatgAAAAAACTAGACACTTTTCGAATTTCtcacgaatgaaaattttttcgctgCATGTAAATAACGCAAATGACAAACAAACAATACGAATACGGATGAAGGGGCTGGattgattccaaaaatttaatcaaaaattggaatataTTACACAATTAAGGTAGAGGGTACTAACTGTTGTAAGTTCCTTTCTTCATGATATATTGTATGATTTCGGTACCATTGGCCTCGATTGCATCCAGACTTTCCAGAGTTTTATTCGCTTCCGGTAACTGATCGATCAAACCAAACAATGCATTTGCGTACAACATCAACGCATCGTACAGATACGCCGCGTGAATGGTGACGAACTGCGAGGAAAACCGACATCAAAAGGAATTATTATCACTATCGGAAACATACGAGGAAAATTATTATTCGGGCGTTCAACAACCTTTCTCATGGATTCTCGACTCAGCACTTCTGGCATGGGGAAATTGAACGGATCCTGAGTGTTCGCATACAAAACATCTTTTATGAAAACGTCTTGATAGTTTGCGGTGGGTGGCGATCCTACAATCGCCAGAATGGATTTGGCTCTTCTTTCTATTCTTTGTACAGGTTCAACGTCGGTACATTTACTGTTTTTACTCAAATCGTCGGCCACTACGATACAGAAGAAACGACAATTAATCGAATGAGAATCGATACGAgatatattttaatttaatatgaATTGAATTAGGTGAAACTTACGCCAAAGATAAAAATCGGCCTCTACGTTAGTGTACGCTTCGTTATTCAAATAAATTACTAAATATTCGCCCTGGTCAAAATACTCCATAATTTCCATCTGTCTGGTGAATTCGACCAACATGGTGGTTGTACCGATGAAAacgtaaactgaaaaaaaaaaattgatacatataTATAAACACAGTTCTAATAcgttatctaattttttttaaaaaagcctcaaattcaacgaaaatgttaCAAAAGATCAAAATAACCATTAAATTTCGCTTACTTCTAGCTTTTTTTTCAGCCTCCCTCAATAAATCCGGCAAATAGGTCGCCTGACAGCAAGGTTCTGCGTTCCTACAACAATCGTGATGAGCTTCGACGTCGTGAAAAAATGACACTGTAAGGTTGGAATTTTCTGCATCTTTTTTCAACGATTCGGCtataattttgctatttttttcgtaaaatatgGCGAAAATCTTCCATTTAAAATAACGTAACGTAGCTATCGCCGATTTCGTTATCTAAACAGAATCacaacaaacgaaaaaaaacacactgaGAAATTTAATACAATAGCCAACGAGTACATCGAATGCAATACGTGCGAAAATAAAATATGCACCTGTGTTTCTGGTGGCTCTGTTCTAGCAAATGTGTTCATATCACTGCCTAGGTATTCGGAACACCTctgaaaatgcatgaaaaatatATTAGTAAATTTTCGTAGTACGTACTAAGTATACTTTAAACATTAATGAATTGAGTGACATAACAATCAGCGTCCTACGGCAATTTAAAGAGTTTTTGAGTTTCTTTGGCCTTTTAGAAACGttctagttttcattttttttttttaaattggatcattttgtattttttaaaaaattttcagcattgaaatgagaatttttgcaattttgaaatggatttttggcaattccgggccaaaaaaagagacttcgggataattttttttaaaaaatggactattaaattttttggaattttttgcagaaaaatcgaaaatttttagccattttgctacaaagtaaacatttttgtcaattctgaaaaaacaaaatcaagacCCACAATCTTAGCAAACGGTAgtacttttcgacaatttctgacaaaaaaaagtaactttgaactaattttgaaaaaaaaaaacgtgagatCTTTCGAAACGtgtctgtgaaaaaaaatttcagtcattttgcaaaaagcaagaattttagTTGTCTctaaaaaaactggaatttttgacaatttccaaattatttcatcagaaattaggtgtacaaaaaatgtcagctatttcgccaaaaaaacaaaaatgacagattttctggcaatttttggcaaaaaatctgacttttggataaattttgaaaaaaatgagattttttggaatttgtgtaaaaaaaagtcagtcattttgttgaaaatcaaaaattttagtcatttctgaaaaaatagaaaGTTTTGATAATTGTTGTCAAAAAGTACGACTTTGTCAATCTTACCAAAcgcaattttcgcaaaaaattacaatttcttttgaaaagaaaaaagcaagattcacaattttagcaaacaagagggatttttgcaatgtctgaacaaaaaaacgtgacttttgaacaaattttttaaaaaagtaaaattttgtaagaataataaaaaaaacagtaagtaaAATTGTTCAgctattgacattttttgacaaaaagcaagactgacaattttagcaaaaggacAAGCTTTATGgctacttttggcaaaaaaaaaaactgccttttggataaattttgaaaaaagtaagatttttggaattttttataaaaagaaagtcagctaaacaaaaattttagtcatttatgaaaaaatggaaatttttgttaatttttgtcttagagcaagactttgacaattttatcaaatacgAGGAGagcttttctgcaatttttgaacaaagttacgattttctgtattttttttatgaaaaaaaatccagccaTTGctgaaaagcgaaaatttatGACCATTTTAGCAAACAAcaggtatttttgcaatttctgtcaaaaaaaacgtgacttttgaaaaatttttttagaaatttagaaaaaaggaagattttgtaaaaaaaaaaaaacaaacaaacaaaacagcAAAATTATTCAgctattgacattttttggcaaaaaaccctgacttttggataaattttgaaaaaagtaagatttttggaattttttatgaaaaaacagtcagattttagtaatttctgaaaaaatggaaatttttgttaatttttgtcaaaaagcaagactttggcaattttagcaaatagaagaaattttcagcaatttttgaacaaaaaaattcagccattgttaaaaagcgaaaatttatgACCATTTTAGCAAACagtaggtatttttgcaatttctgtcaaaaaaaagaacgtgacttttggacaattttttagaaaaaagtaagattttgtaaaggaaaaaaaacgaaacaacaaaattatttagctattgacattttttggcaaaaaccctgacttttttggataaattttgaaaaaagcaagatttttggaatttttataaaaaaaagtcagctgaaaaaaaaatttggttatttctgaaaaaatggaaatttttgttaatttttgtcaaaaagcaaaactgaaaattttatcaaatagaagagcttttctgcaattttttaacaaaattacgattttctgtatttttttgtgagaaaaatccAGCCATCgttaaaaagcgaaaatttatgACCATTTCAGCAAACAGgaggtatttttgcaatttctgtcaaaaaaatgtcacttttggacaattttttagaaaaaagtaagattttgtaaaaaaaaattattcagctattgacattttttggcaaaaagcaagactgacaatttcagcaaaaggacaggctttttggcaatttttggcaaaaaaaaccctgacttttggataaattttgaagttagtgacatttttggaacttttttaaaaaaaagtcgagctattttgttaaaaattaaaaactttagtaatttctgaaaaagcgagaatatttgacaacttttggtCAAAGAGCAAtgcatttggaaaatttttggaaaaaaatcaaactttttagatttttttgcaaaaggataagtttttaaccaattttttgtaaaaaaaaaaacaagactttgataattttaacaaaaaggaagacttttttgcaattattatcGATTTTTTAACAACCTTTGGAgggaaaaattgagactttttgaaagtttttgcgaAAATGCGACTTTATACCATCTCGATACCTACACTAAAATAAATTGTGGATTGTCcgctaattcaaattttgaatctaCATTGTTAGCATTTCgttttagtttttgaaagtggattttgaaaatattttaaatattttttatacgagtacttacgaAACTAATCATGGGAATGTTTCTCGACTTGGCTACGATTGCTTGAGTTTTACACGTTTTGGCATCTGGACCTATAAACACGGATACGTTTTGACAAATCATTTCGGTGATGATTCTGGTACCGATGACTTCATCGCCATACGTATCGCTCCATTTCAAGGTCCAATTAATATAAGGAAACTTTTCGCGGAATGTTTCATTAATCTGTAACGTATAAAAGAAGATAGAAACCCAGCACCGTCGAATAAACTGATCAAATTCATGTTGAAATCGACTCCAGCCTCGAGTACAGGACTGCTGAGGCGAGGTCTTCGCAATCAACACCGGTAGCAAATTCGAATCTCACTTTGTTCAACGCCGTTGTAAGTGCTCCAGAAATAGCCAAGCCTTGCCTTTCCGGGAGTCCCGAGCCTTTAACCGTGCTTAAATATCCGATGGTGATGTTTTTCACGCGACCTTTGGGGATAGAGGTGTTTGTGTAGTATTCAACCACTGCGGCGGCGACGCTGGAGTTGGTATCGTTCGAGGACGACGAAGGTGGACATGGACACGAATTCGAGCTGGTCGTTTTCGATGATTCGTTGCCTGCGCCTGGATTCTCGACCAATGCCATCGAAGCCGCAGCCATGAATACTTGAAGCAAGCAGCAAATGTACACGGCGCATACGACTGGTGGATTTTTCATTGTAGTTCCTCACCTGGTCAAACAGAGAATTcaataggtacgtaggtattattatCAAGTAGTGTTGTTATcgtaattgaaaatacataaaaatacgATATAAAGTATAATAAATCGACCACCACGCCGCTCCCTCGCAGCACTCGTCGCGTCGTCGGCCATACGGGCGGAAAATTTACAGGTTATTTTTAGCCATCGACGTGTAAGTCTTCTTTAAtgacgttttaaaaataaattaaaatcgcCCGAAACGAGTTTCTCTGTCGTATTTTTTACCCTGCCTCTGCTTCCCTGTCCTTATAAGAGACCGTATCTTTTTTCGGTAGTCATCGAGTTAATTGATATACGTATGCAAATATTCTTCCTTCGATGGTCTCTAAAGCACCTCACACACACTCATACTCACATACACATAGGCAAGCGCAATAAGGTATGTATATTAATTGAGACAGAACCGTTACATAACATAGCCATCGGCCTGGTGCGTGCCATGTCATGCCATGGTCGTCTCTTTGGACTTATGAAAAATGGCACTATTCGTCGTTAAATAACGTGTCATCGACGATACCTGCTCGAATTGTTGTCGTACTTCTATTCTATGCTGCGAACATTTTAAATATAGCTTACTGTACCTATACTGGTCTAAGTACCTGGCAGACGAATGGCGATGCGGCGACGACGCCTCAgtccaaaaattatgcaaatgtaattcaatttttaaattagactctagacgtgaaaaaaaattcccaatttttacAAT contains:
- the LOC135842321 gene encoding receptor-type guanylate cyclase Gyc76C-like isoform X2 produces the protein MKNPPVVCAVYICCLLQVFMAAASMALVENPGAGNESSKTTSSNSCPCPPSSSSNDTNSSVAAAVVEYYTNTSIPKGRVKNITIGYLSTVKGSGLPERQGLAISGALTTALNKINETFREKFPYINWTLKWSDTYGDEVIGTRIITEMICQNVSVFIGPDAKTCKTQAIVAKSRNIPMISFRCSEYLGSDMNTFARTEPPETQITKSAIATLRYFKWKIFAIFYEKNSKIIAESLKKDAENSNLTVSFFHDVEAHHDCCRNAEPCCQATYLPDLLREAEKKARIYVFIGTTTMLVEFTRQMEIMEYFDQGEYLVIYLNNEAYTNVEADFYLWLADDLSKNSKCTDVEPVQRIERRAKSILAIVGSPPTANYQDVFIKDVLYANTQDPFNFPMPEVLSRESMRKFVTIHAAYLYDALMLYANALFGLIDQLPEANKTLESLDAIEANGTEIIQYIMKKGTYNSITGSGMKIDSKGDSEGNFTVLSLKREVHNNSKTNFSCEYIMRPIGGFVYNSNNNGSLEFKLLSPGEQIDWVMSRAPQDQPNCGFKGEFCMDDSQTESWIAGILGVLLSFSFVIIVIMYRKWKIEMEIEGLLWKIDPNDLIGFYGNDMSSTKVSIISATSYESRCGGQVFATTVHYRNVMVRIKELKFNRKKDITRESMKEMRILRDLRHDNVNSFIGAAIDTTRIVLVTDYCAKGSLYDIVENEDIKLDRMFIASLVHDLIKAMLFLHKSPINYHGNLKSSNCVVTSRWVLQVTDFGLLELRQQSANESSEGEHQRYRNMLWKAPELLRSTETFVKGSQKADVYAFAIILHEIIGRKGPFAGCGYDEPKDIINLIQKVPGPYELPLRPNTHFLKSCEVGDDYVVKCMEECWSEQPELRPDFGQIRSRLKVMKEGKQRNIMDHLMEMMEKYTNNLEDLVNQRTLEVYEEKRKTEDLLHRMLPAPVASRLTRGYGVEPESYDLVTIYFSDIVGFTAMSAESTPLEVVNFLNDLYTLFDRIIKGYDVYKVETIGDAYMVVSGLPLKNGKRHAGEIASMSLNLLEAVKNHKIRHRPHETLKLRIGIHTGPVVAGVVGLTMPRYCLFGDTVNTASRMESTGEPLKIHISAQCKNALDKVGGYIVEERGLVNMKGKGEVLTYWLVGATEKAVQKREVDLAELPALFCGALRNSPKLVGDTSRRHSSIPRGNSIDKGAPLAAPESSSILAYPELIAAQSTIPENHHDQDADQEDVDGDDYDTTERTETEDDTPPFAYPVPLIQLLGPRKRVRAANSFDYLPNKRIERVNSAVKRSCHSLQENKLFRVDSTGYDNTNNCDVIGNGALHCAPLLTETKKWHSLEDVPIPAHNRKTQPRGSIRGWFFHLFNGGANIRGSDISLRKAMPAYVDLQPEKESIV
- the LOC135842321 gene encoding receptor-type guanylate cyclase Gyc76C-like isoform X1, whose translation is MKNPPVVCAVYICCLLQVFMAAASMALVENPGAGNESSKTTSSNSCPCPPSSSSNDTNSSVAAAVVEYYTNTSIPKGRVKNITIGYLSTVKGSGLPERQGLAISGALTTALNKINETFREKFPYINWTLKWSDTYGDEVIGTRIITEMICQNVSVFIGPDAKTCKTQAIVAKSRNIPMISFRCSEYLGSDMNTFARTEPPETQITKSAIATLRYFKWKIFAIFYEKNSKIIAESLKKDAENSNLTVSFFHDVEAHHDCCRNAEPCCQATYLPDLLREAEKKARIYVFIGTTTMLVEFTRQMEIMEYFDQGEYLVIYLNNEAYTNVEADFYLWLADDLSKNSKCTDVEPVQRIERRAKSILAIVGSPPTANYQDVFIKDVLYANTQDPFNFPMPEVLSRESMRKFVTIHAAYLYDALMLYANALFGLIDQLPEANKTLESLDAIEANGTEIIQYIMKKGTYNSITGSGMKIDSKGDSEGNFTVLSLKREVHNNSKTNFSCEYIMRPIGGFVYNSNNNGSLEFKLLSPGEQIDWVMSRAPQDQPNCGFKGEFCMDDSQTESWIAGILGVLLSFSFVIIVIMYRKWKIEMEIEGLLWKIDPNDLIGFYGNDMSSTKVSIISATSYESRCGGQVFATTVHYRNVMVRIKELKFNRKKDITRESMKEMRILRDLRHDNVNSFIGAAIDTTRIVLVTDYCAKGSLYDIVENEDIKLDRMFIASLVHDLIKAMLFLHKSPINYHGNLKSSNCVVTSRWVLQVTDFGLLELRQQSANESSEGEHQRYRNMLWKAPELLRSTETFVKGSQKADVYAFAIILHEIIGRKGPFAGCGYDEPKDIINLIQKVPGPYELPLRPNTHFLKSCEVGDDYVVKCMEECWSEQPELRPDFGQIRSRLKVMKEGKQRNIMDHLMEMMEKYTNNLEDLVNQRTLEVYEEKRKTEDLLHRMLPAPVASRLTRGYGVEPESYDLVTIYFSDIVGFTAMSAESTPLEVVNFLNDLYTLFDRIIKGYDVYKVETIGDAYMVVSGLPLKNGKRHAGEIASMSLNLLEAVKNHKIRHRPHETLKLRIGIHTGPVVAGVVGLTMPRYCLFGDTVNTASRMESTGEPLKIHISAQCKNALDKVGGYIVEERGLVNMKGKGEVLTYWLVGATEKAVQKREVDLAELPALFCGALRNSPKLVGDTSRRHSSIPRGNSIDKGAPLAAPESSSILAYPELIAAQSTIPENHHDQDADQEDVDGDDYDTTERTETEDDTPPFAYPVPLIQLLGPRKRVRAANSFDYLPNKRIERVNSAVKRSCHSLQVRINNDRSVDESPSRRSLFTISLPSLTSRYPLQENKLFRVDSTGYDNTNNCDVIGNGALHCAPLLTETKKWHSLEDVPIPAHNRKTQPRGSIRGWFFHLFNGGANIRGSDISLRKAMPAYVDLQPEKESIV